Part of the Candidatus Hydrogenedens sp. genome, CAGAATAAGTCCGAAAACAGGGGCGTTGTTTGCAATTAATATGTTAGTAGGAACGCAAGGAGGAGGGACATATACCTTCGAGGAGATTAAAGAGGATTTAAATTGTGCAGGATTTAAGAATGTGCATTTTAAGATTCATGGGGAACAGATGGATACAGTCATAGAAGCAGTTAAAGAAGAGTAAGTATAGATATTAGTTGCTTTTTTCTGCAAATGCAGCAGATAACATAACCGAGATTACGGTGAAATATAAATAGAAGAAAAGAGCCTCTGTGGAAGATGCTGTTTTAGGATAGTTTTGTTTTTTAGTTATTATGTCTGTGTGTTTCTTTTTCATCGTTGTATCCTTTCTACAGTTATTTGTTTCATCTGTTTAAAAGACGATACAAACGAAAAAGCAATTCATTTCTTTAAAAATTATTTTTAAGGATAGAGAAAGAATTGTAGAACTATACATACTTTAAGTGTAAATGAATTTTCACATAAGGAAAGATGATTTATAGTTGTGGAGCACAACGAATGGGTAATGTTTATAATTTTACTGAAAATAAGATAACAAAAGGTTATAATGAAAAAATTACTCTTGTGAAGACGAATAAGGAGATAAGGATGAAATATGGGTAGGGATTAGGAAATGTATGGCTATTACAGAGCAAATTCCTATGATGCCGGAGATAATCATTACCATGTCCAGACCTGTAACCTGTATAGTCGGAGCGAAAAAGAGTTGTAAGGGTGCCCGTAGAAAATGTAAATAAGTATTTGACGAAATCTGAAATAGGGTTCCGTATTCTGCAACATAACCGGCTAAAATGGGTGCTATTCCTGCAACCAAGCCATTCAGGGAACTGTTTAATGCTAATGGTGCTGTGGCTTTACCGCGAGGGGTTGTGGAAAAAATAAGGTTTGTGAGACATAGGTTAATTCCTGCTACGCAAATACCTGAAATGATATGTAGGAATAATATTAAGTACCATTGGACAATATCATTTTTTAGTTCTGCGGATATGAACCACGAAATAACAGCGGCAAAGAAAACAGGTATGCATAAATATAGCAAAGAGCGATTCCCGTATCGAATAGAGAATTTTTTCCAGAAAGAAAAGGATATAACATTAGCAAATTGGTTCAAAACGGTTAAACAAATAATGATTAATAACGAATAACCAATTCGTTTCATCAGAAAGACTGGTAAAAAGGGACAGGAAAAATTAAAGATAGAGTTCCAGATGATACAGAATAGCATTGTTTTACGGAAGTTAACATTTTCTAAGGATTCCTGAAAGGGCTTCCAGAAGGAATTGTGCTGGAGTGAAGAGTGTGTTTGTTCATTAATATGTTTCAATAAATCGCGAATATTGTGTATGGCTATTGATGAGCCTAATCCTAAAATTCCAGCAAGGATAAATACCCCAGAATAACCAAAAAGCATATATTGTGAATAATTATTTTTTATATATTCTAAACCCAATGCTCCAACAAAACTTGCAATGGCTCCTAATAAGGTGGCAAATATGAATCTTTGAGTTAATACCTGATAGAAAGTATCTGGATTGAAAAAATCGCGAAACCATGTGCTGAAAGCACAACCACCTATATTGGCAAATGATACATAGATAATATACAAAACAAAAAATATAGGGAGAACATGACTTTTGATAAAGAAAAGTGGAATAAGTCCACAGAGTAGTATTGCTATACGACTTAAAGTTAGAGCAAATAGGGCAATAAATTTTCTTTTAGGATATTTTTCAACTAAAAATGTTGCTGGTATTTGCAAGATTTGAGCCAGAGGAATTAGTGCATTTAAAAGACCAACCACAACATAGCTTGCACCAAGATATAAAGCGAAAGCACTAAGAAAGGCGCCTGTGCTAAGGCTTGTCATTCCTTGCGCTAATGTTGCGTCAATAACAAAAAAATTTTTATTTTTATCAATATAATTGTTATCGATATTTTCTAAGTCTTCTTTATGTGTAGAAACAAGTATGCTCATTTATCAATATATGGTAGTAGTTTTGTTATTATACAATATGTTGTTATAAAAAAAATAGAAATAATCAGAATATAAAAAATAGTGCATCCATAGATGCACTTACAATATTATCTCTATTTTTTGTTTGTTAGTTTACCTTGGTAATATTATACCATAAACAATAGATAAAATTACATTTATTTTGTAATAATCCGCAAAAAAATGAAAAAGTTTCACTAATTCACGAAAATTAAAGATATGTATTTAAAAAATTTTTATGCACGGTATTTTCGATGTATTACAGATTTGAATGTAGAATTCCATACAGGGATGAATATCATTATCGGAGCCAATGCTCAGGGGAAAACTTCTTTATTGGAGGCGATTCATTTTTTATCATTGGCGCGTAGTTTAAGGACGAATAATGAAAAGGAATTGGTTCAATACGAAAGGGATGGTTTTTTACTTAAAGGGAAAGTAGTTTCTGATGAAGATATGATGGAGCCAATATCCATTGATATGAAATGGGTAAAAGGGAGCAAGAGAATTTATGTAAATGGCATTAGTCTTGAAAAGGTGAGCGAATTAATCGGGAAAATGCGGATAGTGTTCTTAACGAGTGATTTTTCAGACCTTGTAAGTGAAGGGGCAAGTTAT contains:
- a CDS encoding MFS transporter: MSILVSTHKEDLENIDNNYIDKNKNFFVIDATLAQGMTSLSTGAFLSAFALYLGASYVVVGLLNALIPLAQILQIPATFLVEKYPKRKFIALFALTLSRIAILLCGLIPLFFIKSHVLPIFFVLYIIYVSFANIGGCAFSTWFRDFFNPDTFYQVLTQRFIFATLLGAIASFVGALGLEYIKNNYSQYMLFGYSGVFILAGILGLGSSIAIHNIRDLLKHINEQTHSSLQHNSFWKPFQESLENVNFRKTMLFCIIWNSIFNFSCPFLPVFLMKRIGYSLLIIICLTVLNQFANVISFSFWKKFSIRYGNRSLLYLCIPVFFAAVISWFISAELKNDIVQWYLILFLHIISGICVAGINLCLTNLIFSTTPRGKATAPLALNSSLNGLVAGIAPILAGYVAEYGTLFQISSNTYLHFLRAPLQLFFAPTIQVTGLDMVMIISGIIGICSVIAIHFLIPTHISSLSPYSSSQE